The Nitrospira sp. SG-bin1 sequence GGAGCCGAAAGCGGGAATTGGAGTCATTGTGTCGCAGACAGGATGTCCGGTCGTCCCGGCATATCTAAAGGGGACCTACGATGTCCTGCCTCCGGGTGCTTCATGGCCGAGATGGCGCCGGGTGAGCGTGCGATTCGGGGATCCCATTCGGTTCGAGACCGAGAAACAACAAGAGAGGGCAGCGACAAAACAGTTTTATCAACTGGTCAGCCGTACGGTGATCGAACACATTGCGGCCTTGGGTCAAGTTCCCTTGCCAAAGGGAAAAGATGATCTGGCGCGCGAGACACCAAGCCGGCCGACCGCCGACGCTCACAACGCTGAGTGAGCCAGGCGACTTCACCATCAGCACCCGACGAAAGTCGGAAGAGTAGGATGTTCATATGGGTACGGTATCCAACAGCAGTGACGCTCAGTTAGACCGCAATGCCTTGGCGGCATTGTACGAAGAAACCTTCCGTAATCTCGAAGAAGGCACGATTACAGAAGGCCGTGTCGTGGCTTTGGCTAAGGACAAGGTCATCGTTGATATCGGGTACAAATCCGAGGGAGTGATTCCGGGTGATCAGTTCTCTACCGAGGAACTCCACAACCTCAAGATCGGGGACCGGCTCCAAGTCTATATCGAAGAATGTGAAGATGCGGACGGCAATCTCGTTTTGTCCAAGGAAAAAGCGGACAAGATGAAAATTTGGGAAGAACTCGAGAAACTCTACAAGGAAGAGAAAAGCATCGAAGGCAAGATTGTCTCACGCATCAAGGGCGGCATGATGGTCGATATCGGCGTGAAAGCGTTCTTGCCCGGCTCTCAGATCGATCTTCATCCGGTTCGTGATCTGGACGGCCTCGTGGGAAAGACCTTTCCCCTCAAGATCATCAAGATCAACCACCGACGAGGCAATGTGGTCGTCTCGCGCCGCGTGCTGTTGGAGGAAACCAGGGATAAAAAACGGCAGACGACGCTGGCCAATCTCAAAGAAGGCCAGCTCATTCAGGGGACCGTGAAGAACATCACCGACTACGGATCGTTCATCGACCTCGGTGGTATCGACGGCTTGCTGCACATTACCGACATGTCCTGGGGGCGAGTCGGGCATCCATCCGAACTGTTTACAGTGGGAGATAAGGTTGAAGTCACGGTGTTGAAATATGATCGTGAAACCGGTCGGATTTCGCTGGGGCTCAAGCAGAAGAGCGCGGACCCCTGGACCAATGTCGCCGGCAAGTATCCCATTGGGACCAGAGTTCGTGGCCGTGTCGTCAGCCTGACCGATTACGGCGCGTTCGTAGAACTCGAGCCCGGGGTGGAGGGATTGGTGCATGTTTCGGAGATGTCGTGGACGCACGAAGTCCGCCATCCATCGAGAGTCGTGGCGGTCGGTGATC is a genomic window containing:
- a CDS encoding 30S ribosomal protein S1 yields the protein MGTVSNSSDAQLDRNALAALYEETFRNLEEGTITEGRVVALAKDKVIVDIGYKSEGVIPGDQFSTEELHNLKIGDRLQVYIEECEDADGNLVLSKEKADKMKIWEELEKLYKEEKSIEGKIVSRIKGGMMVDIGVKAFLPGSQIDLHPVRDLDGLVGKTFPLKIIKINHRRGNVVVSRRVLLEETRDKKRQTTLANLKEGQLIQGTVKNITDYGSFIDLGGIDGLLHITDMSWGRVGHPSELFTVGDKVEVTVLKYDRETGRISLGLKQKSADPWTNVAGKYPIGTRVRGRVVSLTDYGAFVELEPGVEGLVHVSEMSWTHEVRHPSRVVAVGDQVEAAVLNVDPASRKISLGMKQTAPNPWDMIEGKYPIGTRIEGKVKSLTDFGAFVGLEEGIDGLIHISDMSWTKHIKHPSELFKKGQKVEAVVLRIDKEKERLSLGYKQLSRDPWDEAIPSRYRVGDSVTGKVSKVADFGIFIELDGGVEGLIHVSESGLEPSAKLEEKFKLQDDVAAKIIKVDRDERKIALSLRDHQLDWERKQVDEYHSAQGVLDQSLGRAAKQSRKRAQSEEQG